The genomic stretch CCTATATGATGGGACAACTGATCCACTGGAACACATTAACCAGTACAAGCAAAAAATGATGGTGGTAACAGCAACTCGTTCCCTCAAGGAGGCGTGCATGTGCAAGGGCTTTGGATCAACCCTTTATGGAGTAGCGCTACAATGGTTCGTGAGCATGCCCAACAGGTCTATATCAACCTTCGCAGATCTGGTTAATGTCTTTAACTAACAATTCATCAGCAGTCGCAAGCCAGAAAAACAAACAAGTGATCTATACAGGGTAGTCCAGAGGTTTGAAGAATCCACTCGGGACTACTTGAAAAGGTTCAACATAGAAAAGGTCTCCATCTCAAAATGCGATGTACCCACATCGGTAGAAGCATTTAGGCGTGAACTTCATTACGATTCAGATCTGTACATGGAACTCACCAAGTACCCGTGTACCACCATCGAAAAGGTACAGCAAAAGGTAGTGGCTGTCATGCGCTTAGAGGAGGACGAATCCATGAGGGATGTCTGCGACACAGAATGTACCAACAAAAAAATCACCACAGAAAAGAAATGTGAAAGATCTAAACCGTACAACAAGAAAACCGTGAACAAAGTTTCAGGAGACACCGATTGGACGCAAAGTGCTAGCTTGCCCCCCAATATAAGTTAGTACGGGTTCACCACAGGAATCGCCAGAGTATTGAAGGCATTGAAGGAGATCGGACAGAGAGTCAGGTGGCTAAAGAAGGCGGTACCCATGGAGAACGACATAAGTGACGCAAGCAAGAAATGTGAATAATAGCACGACATCGGACATAACACAGAGGATTGTGTAGTCCTACGCAAGGAGATAAAGCACCTTCACGGAGCAGGCTGCCTTGATCATTTACTACCAAAAGGATCTAAGTCCGGGAAGGTAAACACGGCAGAGCAGGTACTCCCCTCACCACCTCTGTTGTACTCCAAGGTTGTGAATGTTATCACAGGTGGATCAGAGATATGTGGGCTAACTTATTCAGCAGCAAAGCGCCATGCAACAGAGAATAAGGGAGATAAACCAGAATCCTCTTGCCGTGTTAGCAGGAATGACTTGCCATCAGTCACATTCTACCAAACAGACATCCAAGATGAGGGGAAACAACATCACGACACATTGATTATCACCCTCTCAATTTGAAATTTCCTGGTAAGGAAGATCCTAGTCAACACCGGGAGTTCCGTTAACCTCATAATGCTGGGAACCCTAAAAAACATGGGGTTTAGCGAGAAAGATCTGCTCAGGAAGGCGGTACCCCTGGTTGGGTTCAGTGGAGAAATGAAACACTCTCTGGGAGAGATTGTAATTCCTACATTCGCCGGAGGAATTAACAAACAGGTGAGATACTTGGTCATCGACGGCCCGTCCAATTATAATGTTATCCTTGACAGGCCATGGATTCATGAAATGAAAGTGGTACCATCTACGTACCACCAAAGCTTGAAATTCCCAACACCTTGGGGAGTACAGGAAATACGTGGAGACCAAGAAGAGGCTAGAGACTGCTGCAAGGATGCCCTCAAACCTACAGTAAGCCCACCAGCACATCAATTACAGAGACTGTGCGTCCAGAGGGAGTACATCGAGCCCCCACAGGCAGAACTTGATGAAGTACATCTGGACGCCTAGCACCTTGAGCGAACTATGCTGATTTGAGCAGACTGTACATGTATTATCCGTCAGCAGCTACTTGATTTTTTACGTACTAACATGGATTGCTTGGCCTGGTCGCACGATGATATGGTAGGTATTGACCCAAGTGTTATAACGCACCGGTTGAACATCGACACCAGTTATCAGCTAGTACAACAGAAAAGGAGGAAGTTTGCTCCAGAAAGAAATGAGGTAATCAGTCAAAAGGTAGACAATCTACTAGCTGCAGGAAAGATTAGAGAGGTCAAGTACCCAGAATGGCTTTCTAACATCGTGGTAGTACCCAAGAAGAACAACAAATGGATGGTATTCGTAGACTTCACGGACTTGAACAAAGCATGCCCAAAAGAGCCCTTCCCATTgccacacatagacgcaatggtggcCACAAAATGCTCACCTTCCTTGATGCATGGAGTTGGTACAATCAGATCAAAATGCACCCGGATGATCAGAAGAAAACGGGCTTTAGATATGAGAGGGGCATGTACTGCTACAACATAATGCCGTTTGGCCTCAAGAATGTCGGTTCGACCTACCAACGTCTGGTAAACCAAATGTTCAAAAATGAGATTGGGAGAACAATGAAGTTTACAAAGACGATATGGTGGTCAAGTCAAAGCAGGCAGAACAACACATGGCCCACTTGGAGAATACCTTTGGGATACTCAGAAAGTACCACATGAAGTTAAACCCCTTGAAGTGTACCTTTGGGGTGTCCTCCGGAAAGTTCTTAGGGTATCTAGTCACCTAGAGGGGAATCGAGGCATGTACAGAACAGATCCGAGCAAGGCTACAGCTGAAATCCCCCAGAAACCAAAAGACGTGCAAAGGCTCACAAGAAGAGTGGCGGCCCTGAACCGGTTCATTTCAAGATCCTCAGACAGATGTCGGATGTTCTACGATATCCTCAGGAAGAGCAAGCGGTTCGAGTTGACGGAGGAATATGAAAAGGCGCTCGACGAACTTAAAGCTACTTGAGCGCACCTCCGTTACTCTCTAAACCGGAACCAGGAGAACCCCTGTACCTGTACCTATCGATTACGGAGGTGGCAGTCAGCGTTGTACTGGTACGGGAGCACGAGGGAGCACAAAAACATGTATACCACGTGAGTACGTCTCTGCTACCTGTAGAGACCAGGTACACCTCACTAGAAAAATTCGTCTTAGCACTTGTTATTGCTTCATATAAGTTGCGTCCCTACTTTAAATCTCACACCATCTCCGTGATCACGAACTACCCCCTGAAAGCTATAATAAGAAAACCTGAATTGTCCGGTAGAATGGCTATGGTCCGTCCACTTGAGTGGGTACGACCTGAAATTTGAACCCCGAACAACTATCAAATCCTAGGCCCTAGCTGACTTCGTGTCAGATTTTAGCCCGACCCTCCAACCTCAAGCTGACAAATACGTGTTAACCCTGAGTAAGGACAAGGGTGACCAAAGGTGGGTACTGTACATTGACGGGGCCTCAAATATGAGGAGAACGGGGTAGGCCTGGTCCTTCGCTCACCTCAAGGGGAACAAATTGTTCAGGCGATACAGTGTGAATTCAAGACAACGAACAACGAAGCGGAATATGAAGCCTTCTTCTTGAGACTACAACTAGCCTTGGACCTACGGGTCAGTCACATAGAAGTATACAACAATTCCCAAGTTATTGTACAACATGTGAATGACTTGTATGTTGTCAGGAATTCCAAAATGATTGCCTACTTGAAAGTAGTGAAGGATCTTAAACTTCGTTTTGCTACCTTTTTCATCAAGCaggtccccagagatcagaatgttGAGGCAGACGCCTTGGCAACATTATGGGCAACATTCAAGCACGGGGTAATCTTTACAGTCCCCATTATACATGAGTTAGAACCAGCAATTTGCCAGCAGGAACATGATGCAACCGACAAACCTACGTACTCCCAGTGGACACACGAAGCGGGGGTAATGTGTACATCATCAGCGTAGGATGAAATTCCATATTGGCGGCAACCTTACCACAACTGGTTACAAAATGATATACTCCCTGCCGATAAAAAGGAACTCGGGAGTTTCAAGATGAAAGCCTCCAGGTTTGTACTGATTGACAACATACTATTCAGAAAGTCACTAGCAGGACCATACCTGCGCTGCCTGAGCAATCAGGAGGCACGTGCTGTTATGCATGACATCCACAGTGGGGA from Silene latifolia isolate original U9 population chromosome 2, ASM4854445v1, whole genome shotgun sequence encodes the following:
- the LOC141641085 gene encoding uncharacterized protein LOC141641085, producing the protein MGFSEKDLLRKAVPLVGFSGEMKHSLGEIVIPTFAGGINKQVRYLVIDGPSNYNVILDRPWIHEMKVVPSTYHQSLKFPTPWGVQEIRGDQEEARDCCKDALKPTVSPPAHQLQRLCVQREYIEPPQAELDEVHLDA